From the genome of Populus alba chromosome 10, ASM523922v2, whole genome shotgun sequence, one region includes:
- the LOC118046579 gene encoding uncharacterized protein, producing MKFLEYTPLERMNEFLSHLNLGERTIRGYLEPYSCKHTGTDKKLSLSLENEMLDYLGKSSDTDSSSPAEFLLSRSSRKTLIYLVLTLYRMYPDYDFSAVNAHQFFTEESWDSFKQIFDSYMFEASRAWIEENEGSSLLETLYKALDEVVKLSECEIYSYDPDSDADPSLEKGAIWSFNFFFYNRKLKRVVSFRFCCFSNLVAEGFLMDDSSYEEDGEIFDDMDM from the exons ATGAAGTTCTTAGAATATACACCGCTGGAACG AATGAATGAATTCTTAAGTCATTTAAATCTCGGGGAACGAACAATTAGGGGATATCTCGAACCTTACTCTT GTAAACACACTGGAACGGACAAAAAGCTCTCCCTCAGTTTGGAGAATGAG ATGCTTGATTATCTTGGGAAGTCTTCAGATACAGACTCATCGTCACCAGCTGAATTTTTATTGAGCAGATCCAG CCGAAAGACGTTGATTTACCTGGTTCTTACGCTATATCGCATGTATCCGGATTATGATTTCAG TGCTGTGAATGCTCACCAGTTCTTCACAGAGGAAAGCTGGGATTCTTTTAAGCAGATTTTTGATAGCTACATGTTTGAAGCATCAAGG GCATGGATTGAGGAAAATGAGGGCAGCTCCTTGCTGGAAACATTATACAAGGCTCTGGATGAG GTTGTAAAACTATCAGAGTGTGAAATCTACAGTTATGATCCTGATTCTGACGCAGACCCATCATTAGAGAAAGGAGCCAT ttggtctttcaatttctttttctacaaCAGAAAACTAAAGAGGGTTGTGAGCTTCCGTTTCTGCTGTTTTAG TAACTTGGTTGCTGAAGGATTTCTCATGGATGACTCAAGTTATGAGGAGGATGGAGAAATATTTGATGACATGGACATGTAA